One Bombyx mori chromosome 28, ASM3026992v2 DNA segment encodes these proteins:
- the LOC119630716 gene encoding uncharacterized protein LOC119630716 — MSEKDLEVSSLRANVVSDDDMATVGSAQSSTRSSPTRRQRKRVLNISSDGLSSSSGSEAQGPSVAKPRAVTPSKRGRGRPPTTRQCVGMAAARKACLRAQREEREFTESARTTRQKKRAAEGSVPKPDAERRLHQSAEVALTVAAKSSSPKGTYVRALKELAATVKEATEDLVGRTATEEAERLRAINAKQEQEILQLRKELDEIRRELATVSQVLGNAPAAAPAPNTEEEEEELRLQRIMRAVGTMLDARFAGLEGRLLPEPRMRPPLAADRRKSREKSPDPPMVVDATLNSAPLLKPVPPTTSAKKRIRGPRRKATAQVAPPGTPTLLPAPASLIESWSTVTRRGTRPREGAVRTVPVVAPAEAGKKNPSSAKRKEKKLRPPRSEAVVLKLQPEAVERGLTYRSVLAEARAKVDPGALGIPIQRIRSAVTGAKVLVVEGADQSAKADLLAQKLREVLSAEGVIVTRPVTTAAIRISGLDDSLTPEEVAAELARIGECTEAVKIGEIKSGPSGMGQVLVRLPVAAATKILAVPKLRVGWSVLRAHLLEAKKLQCFRCHELGHVSARCPSSVDRSRDCYRCGQTGHVASGCSLAPHCAVCASAGRPADHVSGSKACAKSPRPRPRRGASAALENARRQPGAPPRFDVVERGCGFVAVLWAEVFILGVYFSPNRTLAEFEVFLSELSRVVGRSHSQRILVLGDLNAKSLAWGSSRTCPRGRAVEEWLVGSGLLVLNRGAELTCVRRLGGSVVDVTFATPDVANRVRGWAVMVGEETLSDHRYIRFGVAVPPAESIQGSSLLCGGGAGGPRWAQKRLNVERLCEAAVVQAWRLDSLGEPADVCEGVEHLREAMSRVCDAAMPRIRALAPKRRVHWWTEEIASQRRLCDVSRRAYQRYRRRRTHRDPDEEDRLYEVYRMAIRALRVAIGEAKEAAWNDLLASLDCDPWGRPYRLARNVLRPWAPPATSTLPPETLQRVVGGLFPDFTGTAFFPPVMTTMRVADGGEPADVSQAEFESAVQRMRAKRTAPGPDGISSRAWALALTGDGLGPALRRLFSRCLREGRFPEPWRTGRLVLIPKEGRPRDEPNGYRPIVVLDEAGKLFERVIANRLVQHLENVGPDLAPNQYGFRRGRSTVDAVLRVRHLSDSNKLSESQSLIQTVSLSK, encoded by the exons ATGTCCGAGAAGGACCTTGAAGTAAGCTCCTTAAGAGCCAATGTCGTGTCAGACGATGACATGGCCACAGTCGGTTCGGCCCAATCGTCGACCCGCTCGTCGCCGACACGACGACAGCGGAAAAGGGTCCTTAATATAAGCTCAGACGGGTTGAGCAGCAGCTCCGGTTCGGAGGCTCAGGGCCCGTCAGTTGCGAAGCCCAGAGCCGTGACGCCATCAAAGCGTGGAAGGGGACGCCCTCCGACCACGAGGCAGTGCGTTGGCATGGCTGCTGCCAGGAAGGCGTGCCTTAGGGCCCAAAGAGAGGAGAGGGAGTTCACAGAGAGCGCGCGCACCACGCGCCAGAAGAAGAGAGCGGCTGAGGGATCTGTCCCTAAGCCTGATGCCGAGCGTAGGCTCCATCAGAGTGCTGAGGTGGCTCTGACGGTGGCCGCCAAATCTAGTAGCCCGAAGGGCACGTATGTGCGTGCATTGAAGGAGTTGGCGGCCACCGTCAAGGAGGCCACGGAGGACCTTGTGGGCCGCACCGCAACTGAAGAGGCTGAAAGATTGCGTGCGATCAACGCCAAGCAGGAGCAGGAGATCCTACAGCTTCGCAAGGAGCTTGATGAAATTAGGAGGGAGCTGGCTACGGTCTCGCAGGTGCTAGGGAATGCACCAGCCGCAGCCCCGGCCCCAAACACcgaagaagaagaggaggagTTGCGCCTCCAGCGCATTATGCGAGCTGTCGGCACGATGCTCGACGCTCGCTTTGCGGGGCTAGAGGGACGGCTTCTACCGGAGCCGCGAATGCGACCACCGCTAGCGGCGGACAGGCGGAAGAGCCGCGAAAAATCACCGGACCCTCCTATGGTCGTAGACGCTACACTGAATTCGGCACCATTATTGAAACCAGTGCCACCTACAACATCGGCGAAAAAGAGGATACGAGGCCCCAGAAGAAAAGCCACTGCGCAAGTGGCTCCACCTGGAACGCCCACCCTCCTCCCGGCTCCAGCTTCCTTGATCGAGAGCTGGTCAACGGTCACCCGTAGGGGCACTCGGCCGAGGGAGGGAGCAGTGAGGACAGTTCCAGTGGTAGCACCCGCTGAAGCGGGAAAGAAAAACCCGTCCTCTGCAAAGAGGAAAGAGAAGAAGCTGCGTCCTCCGCGCTCTGAAGCTGTTGTGCtcaagctgcagccggaggcTGTAGAAAGAGGACTCACATACCGCAGCGTACTCGCCGAAGCGAGAGCCAAGGTGGACCCCGGGGCACTCGGAATCCCCATCCAGCGCATCCGGTCTGCAGTGACTGGGGCCAAGGTGTTGGTAGTGGAAGGTGCTGATCAGAGCGCCAAGGCTGATCTCCTGGCCCAAAAGCTTCGTGAGGTTCTGTCCGCGGAGGGGGTCATCGTGACCCGGCCAGTGACGACTGCAGCCATCCGCATCAGCGGGCTGGATGACTCCTTGACGCCGGAGGAAGTAGCCGCTGAGCTCGCCCGGATTGGCGAATGCACTGAAGCGGTGAAGATCGGAGAGATCAAGTCTGGCCCAAGTGGGATGGGTCAGGTGTTGGTTCGGTTGCCCGTCGCTGCCGCGACGAAGATCCTCGCCGTACCGAAATTGAGGGTCGGTTGGAGCGTGCTCCGCGCTCATCTGCTAGAGGCTAAGAAGCTACAGTGCTTCCGATGCCATGAGCTAGGGCACGTGAGCGCTCGATGTCCGTCGTCGGTCGACCGCAGCCGTGATTGTTACCggtgcggccagaccggccacgtaGCGTCCGGCTGCTCTCTGGCGCCACACTGTGCTGTATGTGCCTCTGCCGGCAGACCGGCGGATCACGTCTCCGGGAGCAAGGCTTGTGCCAAGTCCCCGAGACCGAGACCTAGAAGAGGAGCTTCCGCTGCGCTTGAGAATGCGCGGAGgcagcccg GTGCTCCGCCCAGGTTCGACGTTGTCGAGAGAGGTTGCGGCTTTGTTGCTGTCCTCTGGGCCGAGGTATTCATATTGGGAGTGTACTTCTCCCCAAACAGGACGCTCGCCGAGTTTGAGGTTTTTCTCAGCGAGCTCAGCCGCGTCGTTGGGAGGTCGCACTCCCAACGGATactcgttctcggggacctcaacgccaaGTCATTGGCTTGGGGATCCTCGAGGACGTGCCCCAGAGGTAGGGcggtggaggagtggctggTCGGAAGCGGTCTTCTCGTCCTCAATCGTGGCGCAGAACTCACGTGCGTGCGACGTTTGGGCGGGTCCGTGGTTGACGTTACATTTGCCACGCCCGACGTGGCGAATCGCGTACGCGGTTGGGCCGTGATGGTCGGCGaggagacgctctccgaccaccgctacattcGTTTCGGTGTCGCAGTGCCTCCGGCGGAGTCTATCCAGGGCTCTTCCTTGCTCTGCGGTGGCGGCGCGGGGGGTcctcgttgggcccagaagcgcctCAACGTCGAGAGGTTGTGTGAGGCGGCTGTAGTCCAGGCATGGCGTCTTGACTCGCTTGGTGAGCCAGCAGACGTGTGCGAGGGGGTGGAGCAtctgcgcgaggcgatgtcgcggGTGTGCGACGCCGCTATGCCTCGCATTAGAGCTCTCGCTCCTAAACGCAGAGTCCACTGGTGGACTGAGGAGATCGCTAGCCAGCGCCGGTTGTGCGACGTCAGTCGTCGCGCATACCAACGGTATCGACGCCGAAGAACGCACCGGGACCCCGATGAGGAGGACCGACTGTACGAGGTGTACAGGATGGCCATAAGGGCCCTGCGCGTGGCTATCGGGGAGGCGAAGGAGGCTGCTTGGAACGACCTACTAGCTTCGCTCGACtgtgatccgtgggggcggccctacaggctgGCGCGCAATGTGCTCCGCCCTTGGGCCCCCCCCGCaaccagcaccctgccgccgGAGACATTGCAGCGGGTAGTCGGGGGTCTGTTTCCGGATTTTACCGGGACGGCCTTCTTCCCCCCTGTGATGACGACGATGCGGGTTGCTGATGGCGGGGAGCCTGCGGACGTTTCGCAGGCGGAGTTTGAATCGGCTGTGCAGAGGATGCGGGCGAAGCGCACGGCTCCCGGTCCCGATGGGATCTCGTCCCGAGCGTGGGCGCTCGCCTTGACGGGCGATGGTTTGGGGCCTGCCCTCCGAAGGCTGTTCAGCCGGTGCCTCCGTGAGGGCAGGTTCCCAGAGCCATGGAGGACTGGTCGGCTCGTCCTTATTCCTAAGGAGGGTCGGCCACGTGACGAACCGAACGGGTACCGCCCAATCGTCGTGCTGGACGAGGCCGGTAAGCTCTTCGAGCGCGTCATCGCTAATCGCCTTGTCCAGCACCTGGAAAACGTTGGGCCTGATTTGGCTCCTAACCAATACGgtttccggaggggtcgctcgaccgtggacgcggtcttgcgTGTCCGCCATCTCTCCGATT CCAATAAGCTTTCAGAGTCGCAGTCGTTGATTCAGACCGTCAGTCTTTCGAAATAA